The following DNA comes from Synechocystis sp. PCC 7509.
AGAAGTCCGAGCGGTGCGGAAACAAGCCCAAGCTCAACGTAAAAGGATTGCTCAAAAGTGCGAACATGAATTTTTAGTTTTATTTGATAGCGATCGCAACTGTAAAGTGGTTGTCACCGAAAATCTGGAAAGCCCTTGAGAGAATTCGTGGTGTTAATTACACCCTACCCCCAGTAGTATGTGTCAAAATCAAACGGTAGTCAATTAAGTTTGAGGAGATAGGGATGGAGGGTCAGTGCCTTTGCAGTGCGGTAACCATCAGAACGCCAGATAAAAAAAGCATAGATGCCTGTCATTGCGGGATGTGTCGGCGATGGGGAGGCGGACCAGCATTAGTTGTATCTTGCGGCTTAGAAGTGCAGATAGAGGGCGTTGATAAACTAAAAGTGTACAAGTCTTCAGAATGGGCGCAAAGAGCTTTTTGCAGTGAATGTGGTACGCATATTTTTTACAGGTTATTGTCTACCAATGAATATTTTGTCCCAGTAGGTCTTTTTCAAGATGGTCTTGAGTTTGAGTTCAAGGAGCAAATCTTTATCGACAGGAAACCTAGTTACTACGAATTTGCTAACCAAACCTTGAATATGACAGAAGCCGAAATATTCACCAAATTTGCGTCAAGTGAGAATATTTAAGGCACTTAAGGAGACATCATGGTGCATCTAGTGGGCAGAGGTAACTTCAGAGAATTGCTGATAAATACGGGCATAAATTTCTTGCGCTGATGATAACGCTCCTGATGCTAGTGCTAAGGTAACTATTACTGGCACAGTGCAGAAGCTTATATTCCAGGATGAAGAGGGAAATGTTATTTCTGAGACTGATAGTTCGTTAGTGAGGAAGCTTATTTGCTGTACACCTCTGGTAA
Coding sequences within:
- a CDS encoding GFA family protein, with product MEGQCLCSAVTIRTPDKKSIDACHCGMCRRWGGGPALVVSCGLEVQIEGVDKLKVYKSSEWAQRAFCSECGTHIFYRLLSTNEYFVPVGLFQDGLEFEFKEQIFIDRKPSYYEFANQTLNMTEAEIFTKFASSENI